Part of the Candidatus Delongbacteria bacterium genome, AGGCGCGGTCTATCTCAACGGTGCGGCGCCCTGCATCACCAACTGCGTTTTCGAGAACAACGAGTCCGACCGTTGCGGCGGCGTGCTGGCCTACAATTTTTCGCTGCCGCTGATTGCCGACTGCACCTTCGAGAACAACCGTGCCACCGTGGACGATGGTGGCGCGATCTACTGTTTCTTCTACAGTGATGCGGTCGTGCGTCAGAATTTCATCGTCAGCAACCGCGCGGGTCGCCATGGTGGCGGAATCTATGTGTCCAATTCCTCGCCCCTGATCGAAGCCAACGCCCTGATCGACAACGAAAGCGGGATGTACGGCGGGGCGATGTTCCTCTCGGGCAGTGATTCCCGAGTGCTGGAGAACGCGATTTTCGAGAACCGCAGTGCCGAGAAGGCCACCGGCATCGTGTTCCAGGCCGAGTGCAAGCCCGAGGTGCGTGGCAACAGCCTGCTCTCGGGTTCGGTGGAGGTGCTGGGCATGAACCTGGCGCGCGGACTGGATCTCAGCGGCAACTGGTGGGGCACCACCGACGAGATCGTGCTCAGCTCCAAGGTGCGTCAGGACAATGGGCGCGGCCGTGATGTCGAGGTGACGCTGCTGCCCTGCCTGGATCGGCCCACCGAGAACCTGATCACCCAGCCCGTGGAGATCCTGGGTCTGCAGGTGATGGCCTCGAGCGCCTGGAGCGACAGCTTGCGTTTCGACTTGGTGGACGGCGCGACCGTGCGTGTCCAGGTGAACGCCGTCGACCGCAACAAGTACGCGCCCGACCAGACCCCCGTGACCATCTCCGTGGTCGAGCGCCCCCAGCAGACCTTCAAGCTGATCCTTCAGGAAACCGGCAAGAACAGCGGGATCTTCCGTGCCCAGTTCCAGATCAGCGACAGCCTGAGCAACGTGAACAAAGGCCGCCTGAACGTGCATGTGGGCGAGCACGTGGCTTTCGCCAGCACCATGGACGAGACCAGGCGGGCCCTGTATTACGTGGACGAGCCCCGACCCGTGGTGCACGATCTGGCAATCACCAGCGATCCCGATCCGGAGCACATCGTCAGCCAGCGGCTCACGGTGGCCTGGCAGTTTTTCGATCTGCTGGAGCGGCGCCAGCAGGCCTGGGAGATCCAGGTGGCCCAGGACCGCAACTTCAGCGGCCCCCTGCTCTGGGATTCCGGAGCCAACGAGGCTGCGGCCGACCTGCGCAGCACGGCGTACGCGGGCTCGCCTCTGATCGATGGCGAGCGCTACTTCTTCCGGGTGCGCCTGCGGGCGGGCGGCAACTGGTCCGAATGGGAGACCTTCCTGGTGCGCTCCGAAGGTCCGCAGTACAGTTTCCGCCTGAACTCGCTGCCCAGCGTGCCCCTGCCGGTGAGTCCGGAAAACGACAGCATCCTGGCCGTGTTCCGGCCCCAGTTCAAGGTGCCGCCGGCCACCGACCGCGAAGGCGATGCGCTGAGCTGGGAGTTCCAGCTGGCCGAGGACGAAACCTTCGGGCGTATCGTGGCCTCCACGCGTGAAGGCGAACTGGCCTCACCCGAGTGGACCTGCCCCGTCGATCTCAAGGACAATGCGCGCTACTTCTGGCGTGTCCGGATTCACGATGGATTCGAGAGCACCGACTGGTCGCCCGTGCGCAGTTTCTGGCTCAACCCGGTGGAACAGGATCCTGCGCCCTTCGCTCTGCTGGGGCCGGAAGGGGATGTGGCCGATGTGCTGCCCGAATTCCGCTGGCAGTTGTCGACGGACCCCGACCCCAAGGCGAGCATCGCCTACCGTTTCGTGCGGGCCGACAACGCCGCTCTCAGCAGCGCGCGCCGCGATGAGGCTCCCAGCAGCGGAAGTTACCGTGACACGGCGGAACTGCCCAACCGTGCACCGGTCTGGTGGGCCATCGAAGCGGTGGACAACAGCGGGCGGGTCACGCGCAGCCAACAGATCTTCCGCCTTCAGGCGGATACCACCCCCAGTTCACCGGGGCTGCAGTTCCCGCGCGACGAGGAAATCATGGGCAACCAGGCGCTGCGACTGGCAGAGTCGGTGGACCCCTGGCCCCAGGACTTGCTGCTGTACACCGTGGAGATTTCCGGGGACGGCCAGTTCAATCCGCCACTGATCAGACTGGACAAGCGTCCCTTTGCCGAACTGCGTGACACATCCCTGGACGCCTGGCCCGAGAGCGCGAAGCTGCAGGACAACCAGAGCTACCACTGGCGTGCACGGGCCACCGACAATCACGGGGCGCAGTCGGCCTTCAGTGAGACGGCCCTCTTCTGGTTCAACCGGCGCAACGATCCGCCCACGCTGCCCGGCAAGCCCTTCCAGCCCAGTGGGGGAGTGGAACTGGCCGAGCAGCCCGTGCTGAGCTGGGGTGCGTCCACGGACCCGGATCACAGCGACCCGGTCAGCGGCATCACCTATTCGGTGCAGGTCTGCACCGATCCCACCTTCGTGGGCAGTCTGGTCGAGCATTCGGTGGTGGGCGTCAACCGCCTGAGTCTGGCGCCCGGCGAACTGTCTGACAATACACGCTGGTACTGGCGTGTGCGGGCCAGCGACGATCAGCAGGAAAGCGCCGGCTGGAGCGAGGTCCAGAACTTCGTGACCAATGCCCGGCCCGATCCGCCCGCGCCCTTCGCCATCACCAGTCCACGCGCGGGTGAAGCCAGCTGGCGCCTGGATGGCGTGGACCTGGCCTGGTCCGCCAGCAGCGATCCGGATTTCGGCAGCAGCCTGAGCTACCGTTGGGTGCTGGCCAGGGACGAGGGCCTCAAGCAGGTGGTGGCAGAGGGAACGGGAACCGAAACCAGCGTCGCCATCCGCAAGCCCATCGAGAATGGGACACCCTACTGGCTGGGTGTGAGTGCCATTGACAACACGGGCCTGAAGACAGCCGCCGCGCCGGTGGCCTGGTCCTCGGACAGCCGGCCCAGCGCGCCCGTACTGCAGAGCACGGGAGCCGATCTGGAGCTGGTGCCCGGTGACAAGCTGAGCTGGTCGGCCTCGCAGGACCCGGACCCCCAGGATCGGGTGGAGTACCGTGTGACGATCACCGAGGTCGGCGGCAGCCGAGCCCTGGTCAACGCCAGCGGCCTGATGTCGATCAGTCCCCAGCTGGACAGATTGCCCGGCGGGAACACCCTCAAGGATGACACCCAGTACAACTGGACCGTGACCGCCCGTGATTCCCACGGTCTGGAGGCCACCTCGGAAACGGGCAGCTTCTGGATGAATACGGGCAACGACGCCCCCACGGCTCCGACCTTCAGCGGCAGCCCCGTCGAAGGCAGCACCCAGAGCACCACGGCCGTGCAGTTCAGCTGGACGGCCGCCAGCGATCCGGATCACAGCGATCCGCCGGCGACCCTGTCGTACCAGCTGCAGCTCGCCGTGGACAAATCCTTCGCCTCGCCGCGCAATCAGGCGGTTCCCGCCGGCGTGCTGAGCGCGAGCAGCGAATTGTCGGACAACAGCCGCTGGTTCGCGCGTGTGCGCGCCGTCGACCGTGCTGGCAGTTCCTCGCCCTGGAGTGCGGTCATCAGTTTCGTGGTGAACACGCGTGAAGATCCACCCACGGCGCCACGGATCCAGCAACCCGCTCGCAGTGCACGCCTGGTCAAGCTGGACCGTCTCAACGTGGAGTTCGAAGCCTCCACCGATCCGGATCTTGGCAGCAGCGTGAGCTATCGGCTGGAACTGCTCGACCAGGCAGGCAAGGTGCTGACCAGCACTCCCACGACCGCCACCAGCAAGAACTGGCAGACAGCCCTCACCAATCGTGGGGAGTACCAACTGCGAGTGATCGCCGTGGACAACACGGGGCTTGAAACCGCCAGCACCACCCAGGGATTTTCGGTGGATACGACCCCGGGCTCGGTGCAGATTTCCGGGCGCGAAGGCGAGATCCTTGGCCGCGATGGCCGCCTGCTCTGGGCCGAGGCCGTGGATCCCGATCCCGATGATGTGCTGTCATACGAAGTCGAACTGGATCGCAGCCGGGCGTTCGGCACTCCCGTGAAGATCAGCAGCCGCGAGGCCAAGGTCTCGTTGTCCAGTTTCAATGCACAGGCCCTTGCCGAGAATCAGGAACACCTGGTTCGTGTGCGTGCCGTGGACAGCAATGGAATCACGGGTGACTGGAGTCCCGCGTTCTCCTTCATCTACAACGCCCGCAACGAAGCGCCCACGGCCTGTGAATTGCGCAGCCCCGCCGACGGTGTCACCCTGCCCTCCAGCCAGAGCTTCAGCTGGAGCGCCGCCAGCGATCCTGACCCAGAAGATCGTGTCAGCTACCGCCTGGAACTGCGCATGACCGAGGCGATCGGTGACGCTGCTCTGGCCAGCCCGCAGAACTTCAACACCACCGACACCTTCCAGTCGGTCACCCTGGACCAGCAGGGCACCTGGAGCTGGACGGTCGTCAGCATCGACGCCGCCGGTCTCGAGACACGCAGCGCGAGCCGACGTCTGGTGATCTCCACGCCCTGACACTCATCGAACAGCCTTCGTCATCGGCCCCGCACTGCGGGGCCGTTTCTTTTTAGGTGCCGCATCGGATTGCGCGTCGGGTGGCACGACGGGTGGCACGGGGGGTGGCACGGCGGGTGGCGCTCTGCCGGATCTGGATGGGGAACGCAGCCTGATGCACGACCGTCAGGATATTCTGACAGTCGGTTGACAGCAATGCGAAGAATGCGCCGGGTGCCGGATCCTGAGTGTGGCGGGCAGGTTGAATTGTCCTGTCACACAACAGGAGGAACGACGTGGATCGCAAGACGCAACGCACCCAGGATGCCCGGCGCGACGGAGCCCGGGGCGAAGACATCGCCCTGGCCTGGTTCCAGACTCAGGGGTATCTGTTGATCGCCCGCAACCTGCGCCTGCGCTGGGCGGGGGAACTGGATCTGATACTGCACCGGGACAGCACGCTTCACGTTGTCGAAGTGAAGACCGTGGGCCCCTTCAGCCGCAGCCGCGTGCATGACCCTTTGCTGTA contains:
- a CDS encoding right-handed parallel beta-helix repeat-containing protein translates to MPDRPFSRVSVLPRFVAGLLLCLGLPLGASALELSGTLTADRRVGPADSPVTVSSELIVPEGITLSIAAGTRFEIAPGTSITVNGTVLARGEKRAMIEFDCATPGELWGNLSIHGQKDLPSYDADWLFLEDSGSLLDWCRFSHAGRVADVAYNGGAVYLNGAAPCITNCVFENNESDRCGGVLAYNFSLPLIADCTFENNRATVDDGGAIYCFFYSDAVVRQNFIVSNRAGRHGGGIYVSNSSPLIEANALIDNESGMYGGAMFLSGSDSRVLENAIFENRSAEKATGIVFQAECKPEVRGNSLLSGSVEVLGMNLARGLDLSGNWWGTTDEIVLSSKVRQDNGRGRDVEVTLLPCLDRPTENLITQPVEILGLQVMASSAWSDSLRFDLVDGATVRVQVNAVDRNKYAPDQTPVTISVVERPQQTFKLILQETGKNSGIFRAQFQISDSLSNVNKGRLNVHVGEHVAFASTMDETRRALYYVDEPRPVVHDLAITSDPDPEHIVSQRLTVAWQFFDLLERRQQAWEIQVAQDRNFSGPLLWDSGANEAAADLRSTAYAGSPLIDGERYFFRVRLRAGGNWSEWETFLVRSEGPQYSFRLNSLPSVPLPVSPENDSILAVFRPQFKVPPATDREGDALSWEFQLAEDETFGRIVASTREGELASPEWTCPVDLKDNARYFWRVRIHDGFESTDWSPVRSFWLNPVEQDPAPFALLGPEGDVADVLPEFRWQLSTDPDPKASIAYRFVRADNAALSSARRDEAPSSGSYRDTAELPNRAPVWWAIEAVDNSGRVTRSQQIFRLQADTTPSSPGLQFPRDEEIMGNQALRLAESVDPWPQDLLLYTVEISGDGQFNPPLIRLDKRPFAELRDTSLDAWPESAKLQDNQSYHWRARATDNHGAQSAFSETALFWFNRRNDPPTLPGKPFQPSGGVELAEQPVLSWGASTDPDHSDPVSGITYSVQVCTDPTFVGSLVEHSVVGVNRLSLAPGELSDNTRWYWRVRASDDQQESAGWSEVQNFVTNARPDPPAPFAITSPRAGEASWRLDGVDLAWSASSDPDFGSSLSYRWVLARDEGLKQVVAEGTGTETSVAIRKPIENGTPYWLGVSAIDNTGLKTAAAPVAWSSDSRPSAPVLQSTGADLELVPGDKLSWSASQDPDPQDRVEYRVTITEVGGSRALVNASGLMSISPQLDRLPGGNTLKDDTQYNWTVTARDSHGLEATSETGSFWMNTGNDAPTAPTFSGSPVEGSTQSTTAVQFSWTAASDPDHSDPPATLSYQLQLAVDKSFASPRNQAVPAGVLSASSELSDNSRWFARVRAVDRAGSSSPWSAVISFVVNTREDPPTAPRIQQPARSARLVKLDRLNVEFEASTDPDLGSSVSYRLELLDQAGKVLTSTPTTATSKNWQTALTNRGEYQLRVIAVDNTGLETASTTQGFSVDTTPGSVQISGREGEILGRDGRLLWAEAVDPDPDDVLSYEVELDRSRAFGTPVKISSREAKVSLSSFNAQALAENQEHLVRVRAVDSNGITGDWSPAFSFIYNARNEAPTACELRSPADGVTLPSSQSFSWSAASDPDPEDRVSYRLELRMTEAIGDAALASPQNFNTTDTFQSVTLDQQGTWSWTVVSIDAAGLETRSASRRLVISTP
- a CDS encoding YraN family protein; amino-acid sequence: MDRKTQRTQDARRDGARGEDIALAWFQTQGYLLIARNLRLRWAGELDLILHRDSTLHVVEVKTVGPFSRSRVHDPLLYYGLPQLARLRRTLGLWLQDSRSRSMAPHWTDLSVDLCTVDQRQAPPLIRHVRSILPPEDF